From Scomber scombrus chromosome 6, fScoSco1.1, whole genome shotgun sequence, the proteins below share one genomic window:
- the LOC133981771 gene encoding tetraspanin-18B: MGQGEASARGTTMEGDCLSCIKYLMFVFNFLIFLGGSFLLGVGVWVLVDPTGFREIVAANPLLFTGVYIILGMGGMLFLLGFLGCCGAIRENKCLLLFFFMLILLIFLAELAAAILAFIFREHLTREYFTKELKKHYQGYNNTDVFTSTWNAIMTTFDCCGVNSPEDFKDSLFRVINQNHIVPEACCQRAIQTGELAHISKDQCLAGSMMFRNNKGCYSAVVDYFELYIYVAGALAIVVLTIELFAMVFAMCLFRGIQ, encoded by the exons GGGCAGGGAGAGGCTTCAGCACGAGGGACGACCATGGAGGGTGACTGTCTCAGCTGCATCAAGTACCTCATGTTTGTCTTCAATTTCCTCATCTTC CTCGGGGGTTCTTTCCTCCTAGGAGTGGGAGTGTGGGTACTGGTGGACCCCACAGGATTCAGGGAAATTGTAGCAGCCAACCCCCTGCTATTCACCGGTGTCTACATCATCTTGGGCATGGGAGGCATGCTCTTCCTTCTGGGGTTCCTGGGATGCTGTGGAGCCATCCGTGAAAACAAGTGTCTACTCCTCTTT TTCTTCAtgctcatcctcctcatcttcttAGCAGAGCTGGCTGCTGCCATCCTTGCCTTCATATTCCGGGAGCAT CTGACCAGAGAGTACTTCACCAAGGAGCTGAAGAAACATTATCAGGGCTACAACAACACTGATGTGTTCACCTCCACATGGAATGCCATCATGACTACA tTTGACTGCTGTGGGGTGAACAGCCCAGAGGATTTTAAGGACAGCCTGTTCAGGGTGATCAACCAAAATCATATTGTGCCAGAAGCCTGCTGCCAGCGTGCCATTCAGACCGGGGAGTTGGCCCATATCAGCAAGGACCAGTGCTTAGCAGGCAGTATGATGTTCCGCAATAACAAG GGCTGTTACTCTGCAGTAGTTGATTACTTTGAGCTGTACATCTATGTGGCTGGAGCGCTGGCCATTGTGGTGCTGACCATTGAG